In Aerococcus loyolae, a genomic segment contains:
- the nagE gene encoding N-acetylglucosamine-specific PTS transporter subunit IIBC, which translates to MLDYLQKIGRSLMLPVSVLVVASLFMGTGYAIDANALQGSSNVLATFLVQAGLVVINNLPLLFALGISMGIAEDNNGAAALSGAVSFLMITTLLSPEILSGITGQAVDQVNPAFKAINNVFIGIISGVLAGEMYNRFHNVKLPQWLGFFSGKRAVPIVTAALSAILAVILLFLWPTVYGGLVAFGTAIANLGDIGAGIYGITNKLMIPFGLHHAVNNVFWFDTIGINDIGNFWSSQGEPGVTGRYLAGFFPIMMFGLPGAALAMYKNARPENRSSVASLLIAGSVAAFVTGITEPLEFSFMFAAPALYAVHACLTGLSLFICSALHATLGFSFSAGLIDMVLSWRMPMANNQWMILVLGLAMFVIYFFLFDFLIRRFDFKTPGREVVSEEDQAASKATEASSQSGDKYQVMAQSIYQGLGGKDNLELVSNCATRLRLQLKDTDAIDEGKIKATGVPGLRKVNEHNLQIVVGTNVQFVADELKEILQADKGQDKE; encoded by the coding sequence ATGTTAGATTACTTACAAAAAATCGGTCGGTCCTTGATGCTGCCTGTTTCCGTATTGGTAGTGGCATCTTTATTTATGGGGACTGGCTATGCCATCGATGCTAATGCCTTACAAGGAAGTTCCAATGTTTTAGCGACTTTCCTAGTTCAAGCAGGTTTAGTCGTGATTAATAACTTGCCGCTACTTTTTGCTTTGGGAATCTCCATGGGGATTGCTGAAGATAATAACGGGGCAGCTGCCTTGAGTGGGGCAGTTTCTTTCTTAATGATCACGACCTTATTAAGTCCGGAAATTTTAAGTGGAATTACCGGCCAAGCGGTCGACCAAGTTAACCCAGCCTTTAAAGCCATTAATAATGTCTTCATCGGGATTATTTCCGGTGTTCTTGCTGGAGAAATGTATAACCGTTTCCACAATGTTAAGTTACCCCAATGGTTAGGTTTCTTCAGTGGGAAGCGGGCCGTTCCTATCGTAACGGCTGCCTTGTCAGCAATTTTAGCGGTTATCTTACTCTTCCTTTGGCCCACTGTCTATGGTGGTTTAGTCGCTTTTGGGACAGCGATCGCTAACTTAGGAGATATCGGAGCGGGTATTTACGGCATCACTAACAAACTGATGATTCCTTTTGGACTCCACCATGCCGTTAATAATGTCTTTTGGTTTGATACCATTGGGATTAATGACATTGGTAATTTCTGGTCTAGTCAGGGAGAACCTGGGGTGACAGGGCGCTACCTAGCCGGTTTCTTTCCCATTATGATGTTTGGTTTACCTGGAGCAGCCTTAGCCATGTATAAGAATGCCCGTCCAGAAAATCGGTCATCGGTTGCTTCCTTACTGATTGCTGGTTCAGTGGCAGCCTTTGTGACTGGGATTACCGAGCCACTGGAATTTTCCTTTATGTTTGCCGCACCAGCACTTTACGCAGTTCATGCTTGTTTAACAGGTTTGTCCTTATTTATTTGCTCAGCCTTACATGCAACCCTAGGATTTTCCTTCTCAGCAGGTTTGATAGATATGGTCTTGTCCTGGCGGATGCCCATGGCTAATAACCAATGGATGATCCTAGTTCTAGGCCTAGCCATGTTTGTTATTTATTTCTTCCTCTTTGACTTCTTAATCCGTCGCTTTGATTTTAAAACGCCTGGACGGGAAGTGGTTAGTGAAGAAGACCAAGCAGCAAGCAAGGCAACCGAGGCCTCTAGCCAAAGTGGAGATAAATACCAAGTCATGGCTCAAAGTATTTACCAAGGCCTTGGGGGCAAAGATAATCTTGAATTAGTAAGCAATTGTGCTACCCGACTACGTCTCCAATTGAAGGATACGGATGCTATTGATGAAGGCAAAATCAAGGCTACCGGTGTTCCTGGCTTAAGAAAAGTGAATGAACATAATTTACAAATCGTGGTCGGTACCAATGTTCAGTTTGTTGCTGATGAATTAAAAGAGATTTTACAAGCCGATAAAGGCCAAGATAAAGAATAA